In Geobacter anodireducens, a genomic segment contains:
- a CDS encoding peptidylprolyl isomerase has protein sequence MLRIIIITMLSLLIASPSFAAERLKNEEENTLYAIGLSVARSLSVFALSPAELDYVKQGISDAVEGKKPAVDLAAYTGKVQELARARRKAQGEKAAAAGKEFLEKAAGEKGAVKTDSGMVYLPLKDGNGVSPVATDTVKVNYRGTLIDGREFDSSYKRGTPAEFRLDGVIKCWTEGLQKMKEGGTARFVCPATLAYGDAGAGELILPGSTLNFEVELLEVKKK, from the coding sequence ATGCTCAGAATCATCATTATCACCATGCTCTCCCTGCTCATCGCCAGCCCTTCATTTGCCGCCGAAAGACTCAAAAATGAGGAGGAAAATACCCTGTATGCCATAGGACTTTCGGTTGCACGGTCTCTGTCGGTGTTTGCCCTTTCTCCTGCCGAGCTGGACTATGTCAAACAAGGGATTTCGGATGCGGTCGAAGGAAAGAAACCAGCGGTGGACCTGGCAGCCTACACAGGGAAGGTTCAGGAACTCGCCCGTGCGCGCCGTAAGGCCCAGGGAGAGAAAGCTGCTGCCGCGGGGAAGGAGTTCCTTGAAAAGGCAGCCGGGGAAAAGGGTGCTGTAAAAACCGATTCCGGAATGGTCTACCTGCCGTTGAAGGACGGCAATGGAGTCAGTCCGGTAGCGACCGATACGGTCAAGGTCAATTACCGAGGGACTCTCATCGATGGAAGGGAGTTCGACAGTTCGTACAAGCGCGGCACTCCTGCCGAGTTCCGTCTGGACGGGGTCATAAAATGCTGGACCGAAGGTCTTCAAAAGATGAAGGAAGGTGGAACGGCCCGTTTCGTCTGCCCGGCCACGCTCGCCTACGGCGATGCCGGTGCTGGTGAACTCATTCTTCCGGGATCAACGCTCAATTTCGAGGTAGAACTCCTCGAAGTCAAGAAGAAGTAG
- a CDS encoding isocitrate dehydrogenase (NADP-specific, catalyzes the formation of 2-oxoglutarate from isocitrate or oxalosuccinate) → MATHKIIWTEIDEAPALATYSLLPIVQAFTKGTGVEVETRNISLAGRIIANFPENLMEAQRIPDHLAQLGELTQSPEANIIKLPNISASVPQLKEAIKELQNQGYNVPDYPEDPKTDAEKKIKERYAKVLGSAVNPVLREGNSDRRAPLSVKNFSKKNPHKLAHWSPDSSAHVAHMAGGDFYGNEKSITADDAFEFRIELVSKDGKTTVLKDKLKAEKGEILDGTFMSKKALRKFFTEQIEHAKRQDLLLSLHLKATMMKVSDPIIFGHAVSIFFKDVFEKHATTFKELGVNPNMGLGDLYKKIQTLPEAKRAEIEADIRSEYTKRPRLAMVDSDKGITNLHVPSDVIVDASMPVVVRDGGKMWGPDGQLHDTKAMIPDRCYATIYKEVIEDCKKHGAFDPATMGSVPNVGLMAQKAEEYGSHPTTFEIPYDGIVRVVDANGRILMEHQVEEGDIWRMSRVKDIPIQDWVKLAVNRARATGAPAVFWLDRNRAHDLQVIAKVETYLKDHDTTGLEIKILPPVEAMRYSLERIRRGLDTISVTGNVLRDYLTDLFPILELGTSAKMLSIVPLLAGGGLFETGAGGSAPKHVQQFVKEGYLRWDSLGEFSALAASLEHLGTTFKNDKALVLAETLDQAIAKFLDANKSPARKVGQIDNRGSHFYLAMYWAQALSEQNKDRELQVRFTNVARQFENYESFINEELLGAQGKPVDMGGYYHPDKVKTAKAMRPSGTLNAIVGNMMIFS, encoded by the coding sequence ATGGCGACACACAAGATTATATGGACGGAAATTGATGAAGCACCCGCACTGGCAACATACTCGTTGCTCCCTATCGTTCAGGCGTTCACCAAGGGGACCGGCGTGGAGGTTGAAACAAGGAATATCTCACTTGCTGGCAGGATTATTGCCAATTTTCCCGAGAACCTGATGGAAGCCCAAAGGATTCCCGATCATCTTGCCCAGTTGGGTGAGCTTACCCAGAGCCCGGAAGCTAATATCATCAAGCTCCCCAATATCAGCGCTTCTGTTCCTCAATTGAAAGAGGCCATAAAAGAACTTCAGAACCAAGGGTACAATGTCCCCGATTACCCCGAGGATCCCAAGACAGACGCCGAGAAGAAGATCAAGGAGAGGTATGCCAAGGTGCTGGGAAGCGCCGTCAACCCTGTGCTGCGCGAGGGTAACTCCGACCGTCGAGCTCCGCTGTCGGTTAAGAACTTTTCCAAGAAGAATCCGCACAAACTTGCACACTGGAGCCCTGATTCCAGTGCACATGTTGCTCATATGGCCGGAGGCGACTTTTATGGCAACGAAAAGTCCATAACCGCCGACGACGCATTCGAGTTCAGGATCGAGTTGGTTAGCAAGGACGGCAAGACCACCGTACTGAAGGACAAGTTGAAGGCGGAGAAGGGCGAAATCCTTGACGGCACCTTCATGAGCAAAAAGGCGCTTCGCAAGTTCTTTACTGAACAGATTGAGCATGCCAAAAGACAGGATCTGCTCCTCTCCCTGCACCTCAAGGCCACCATGATGAAGGTCTCCGACCCGATCATATTCGGTCATGCCGTATCCATCTTTTTCAAAGACGTGTTTGAGAAGCATGCTACAACCTTCAAGGAACTTGGCGTCAATCCCAACATGGGGCTCGGCGACCTCTACAAAAAAATCCAGACCCTGCCGGAAGCAAAGCGTGCCGAGATCGAAGCCGACATTCGGTCAGAGTACACCAAGCGCCCGAGGCTGGCCATGGTTGATTCCGACAAGGGTATTACCAACCTGCATGTGCCCAGCGACGTCATCGTTGACGCCTCCATGCCGGTAGTTGTGCGTGACGGGGGCAAGATGTGGGGGCCGGACGGTCAACTCCATGATACTAAGGCAATGATTCCGGACCGATGCTACGCCACGATTTACAAGGAGGTAATCGAGGACTGCAAGAAACATGGCGCCTTCGATCCTGCTACCATGGGCTCCGTCCCCAACGTTGGCCTCATGGCTCAGAAGGCCGAAGAGTACGGCTCCCATCCGACCACCTTTGAAATCCCATACGACGGAATCGTTCGCGTGGTGGACGCCAACGGCAGGATACTGATGGAGCACCAGGTGGAGGAAGGCGATATCTGGCGCATGTCCCGAGTGAAGGATATCCCGATCCAGGATTGGGTCAAGCTTGCCGTAAACCGCGCCCGGGCCACCGGCGCTCCGGCCGTCTTCTGGCTGGACAGGAACCGGGCCCACGACCTCCAGGTTATTGCCAAGGTAGAGACATACCTGAAAGATCACGACACAACCGGCCTTGAAATCAAGATCTTGCCTCCGGTTGAGGCCATGCGTTATTCGCTGGAGCGGATCCGCAGAGGGCTGGATACCATCTCGGTCACCGGCAACGTTCTCCGGGACTACCTGACCGACCTCTTCCCTATCCTCGAGCTGGGGACCAGCGCCAAGATGCTCTCCATCGTGCCACTGCTGGCGGGCGGCGGTCTGTTTGAGACCGGCGCGGGAGGTTCTGCCCCTAAGCATGTTCAGCAGTTTGTCAAGGAAGGCTATCTGCGTTGGGATTCCCTTGGAGAGTTCTCGGCCCTTGCAGCATCCCTGGAACATCTGGGCACCACCTTCAAGAACGACAAGGCCCTGGTCCTCGCCGAGACACTCGATCAGGCCATCGCCAAGTTCCTTGACGCCAACAAGTCGCCTGCCCGCAAGGTGGGGCAGATCGACAACCGCGGCAGCCATTTCTACCTCGCCATGTACTGGGCACAGGCACTGTCAGAACAGAACAAGGACAGGGAGCTTCAGGTCCGCTTTACCAACGTAGCACGGCAATTTGAAAATTACGAATCCTTCATTAATGAGGAACTGCTCGGTGCCCAGGGAAAACCCGTTGACATGGGAGGGTACTATCACCCCGACAAGGTAAAAACAGCCAAGGCCATGCGTCCAAGTGGTACCTTGAATGCTATTGTCGGCAACATGATGATATTCAGTTAG
- a CDS encoding molecular chaperone produces MAVNSLTERNDERNVQTREETRSNERYIRPAVNIIEDEEGLVLTADIPGATKETLDVNVEKGILTISAPAQHTVPGTSSYREFELANYYRQFSIPESLDHEKAKADYMNGILTLRIPKAEAAKPKRIAVQVG; encoded by the coding sequence ATGGCAGTCAACAGTCTTACGGAAAGAAACGACGAACGGAATGTGCAGACCCGTGAAGAGACCCGCTCCAACGAACGCTATATCCGCCCGGCAGTGAACATCATCGAGGACGAGGAAGGTCTGGTCCTCACCGCCGACATCCCGGGCGCCACAAAGGAAACCCTCGATGTCAACGTCGAAAAAGGCATTCTGACCATCAGCGCACCGGCACAGCATACGGTGCCCGGAACCTCGTCCTATCGGGAATTTGAACTGGCAAACTACTATCGTCAGTTTTCTATCCCCGAGAGCCTCGATCACGAAAAGGCCAAAGCCGACTACATGAACGGCATCCTGACCCTGCGGATACCGAAGGCCGAAGCCGCCAAGCCGAAGCGGATCGCCGTTCAGGTCGGCTGA
- a CDS encoding heat-shock protein Hsp20, translated as MDINKLAPWNWFRKEQEQEGKSLPVARSVAPSFEGSPLLQLHREIDRLFDDVFRDFPFSSRGLGRSLAPLAPSAWLKPTMDIAANDKEYTLSVELPGVEENDIQLEIEGDTLKIRGEKRQEKEENEKDFYRVERSYGSFQRTLSLPEDADQDNIGAKFNKGVLTVSIPRKASARTEAKRIPIKS; from the coding sequence ATGGACATCAACAAACTTGCACCGTGGAACTGGTTCAGGAAGGAACAGGAGCAAGAAGGGAAGTCGCTTCCGGTAGCACGGTCTGTGGCGCCCAGCTTCGAGGGGAGCCCTTTGTTGCAATTGCATCGGGAGATCGACCGGCTCTTCGACGACGTTTTTCGCGACTTTCCCTTCTCCTCAAGAGGGCTGGGTCGTTCTCTAGCGCCCCTGGCACCCTCGGCATGGCTCAAGCCGACCATGGACATCGCCGCTAACGACAAGGAGTATACATTGTCGGTGGAACTGCCGGGTGTGGAGGAAAATGACATCCAGCTTGAGATTGAGGGTGACACGTTGAAAATCCGGGGCGAAAAGAGGCAGGAGAAAGAGGAGAACGAGAAAGACTTCTACCGGGTCGAACGATCCTACGGCTCGTTCCAGCGGACGCTTTCCCTTCCCGAAGACGCCGATCAGGACAACATAGGGGCGAAGTTCAACAAGGGGGTGCTGACTGTGAGCATCCCCCGAAAGGCATCAGCAAGAACCGAGGCGAAACGGATTCCCATCAAATCCTGA
- a CDS encoding recombinase RecD: MKTATSTDTAVERLAGSVERVTFHSEESGFCVLRAKVKGQRDLVTVVGSAASITPGEFIECIGVWHNDRTHGLQFKARQLKVVPPSTVEGIEKYLGSGMVKGIGPHFAKVLVKAFGENVFTVIENDPEKMLSLPGIGKKRVEKITSAWAEQKVIREIMVFLQSHGVGTARAVRIYKTYGDEAIIKVTENPYRLALDIHGIGFKTADVIAGRLGIAPDSLIRAQAGVRHVLQEISNDGHCAAPVETLVAESGKLLQIPEAILEEAIREEITAENLVKEEIEGRECLFLAPLHRAEVGVAASIKRILEGRPRWGAIDADKAIPWVEGKTGLTLSASQGEAVRLALSSKAVVITGGPGVGKTTLVNSILQIVRAKQINVTLCAPTGRAAKRLSESTGLEAKTIHRLLEFDPKSFGFKRGRDNPLETDLLVVDESSMVDIVLMNRLLAAVPDKAALMIVGDVDQLPSVGPGAVLSDIIDSGKVPTVRLTEIFRQAATSRIIVNAHRINKGEMPLKAEGAELSDFYFIPANTPEEIHEKLLQVVTERIPKRFGMHPVKDIQVLTPMNRGGIGARSLNAELQMKLNEKGEPKITRFGTTFAPGDKVIQTVNNYDKEVFNGDIGQIMGIDQEEGALQVDYDGRTIEYDFGELDEVSLAYATSIHKSQGSEYPAVVIPLAMQHYTLLERNLIYTAVTRGKKLVIIIGQPKALAMAVKNRKSTRRMTKLAVRLAE; this comes from the coding sequence ATGAAGACAGCAACCTCTACCGATACTGCCGTTGAACGGCTTGCCGGCTCTGTGGAACGGGTGACCTTCCACAGCGAGGAATCGGGCTTCTGCGTCCTGCGCGCCAAGGTCAAGGGACAAAGAGATCTGGTTACCGTCGTTGGCTCCGCGGCATCCATCACCCCCGGCGAGTTCATCGAGTGTATTGGCGTCTGGCACAACGACAGGACCCACGGTCTGCAATTCAAGGCCAGACAGTTGAAGGTTGTTCCTCCCAGCACCGTCGAGGGGATCGAGAAGTATCTCGGTTCCGGCATGGTCAAAGGGATCGGACCACATTTTGCCAAGGTACTGGTGAAAGCCTTCGGGGAAAACGTCTTCACCGTCATCGAGAACGACCCGGAGAAAATGCTTTCTCTCCCGGGCATCGGCAAGAAACGTGTGGAGAAGATAACCTCTGCCTGGGCCGAACAGAAAGTTATCCGGGAGATCATGGTGTTTCTCCAGTCGCACGGAGTAGGCACAGCCCGGGCTGTCCGCATCTACAAGACTTACGGCGATGAAGCAATCATCAAGGTTACCGAAAATCCTTACCGTTTAGCCTTGGACATCCACGGCATCGGTTTCAAGACCGCGGACGTCATTGCCGGCCGGCTTGGGATTGCCCCGGACTCTCTGATTCGTGCGCAAGCCGGCGTCCGCCATGTCTTGCAGGAAATCTCCAACGACGGACACTGCGCCGCCCCGGTGGAGACGTTGGTGGCGGAGTCGGGCAAATTGCTGCAAATTCCAGAGGCGATTCTGGAAGAGGCCATCCGCGAAGAGATCACTGCGGAGAACTTGGTCAAGGAGGAAATCGAAGGGCGCGAATGTCTGTTTCTGGCCCCGTTGCATCGGGCAGAGGTCGGGGTGGCGGCAAGCATCAAGAGAATCCTGGAGGGACGGCCTCGCTGGGGTGCAATCGACGCGGACAAGGCCATCCCGTGGGTGGAGGGAAAGACAGGCCTAACTCTTTCGGCTTCTCAAGGAGAGGCGGTGAGACTCGCCTTGTCCAGCAAAGCGGTGGTCATTACTGGTGGCCCAGGTGTCGGTAAGACTACGTTGGTCAACAGCATCCTCCAGATCGTCCGGGCGAAACAGATTAACGTTACCCTCTGTGCCCCCACGGGGCGGGCTGCGAAACGACTTTCCGAATCCACTGGCCTTGAGGCCAAGACCATTCACAGGCTGCTCGAGTTCGATCCAAAGTCGTTTGGATTCAAGCGAGGGCGGGACAACCCCCTTGAAACCGATCTGTTGGTAGTGGACGAATCCTCGATGGTGGACATCGTCTTGATGAACCGACTGCTTGCGGCTGTTCCCGATAAGGCAGCACTGATGATAGTCGGCGATGTAGACCAACTCCCCTCTGTGGGCCCTGGAGCGGTGCTTTCCGACATCATCGATTCCGGCAAAGTCCCAACCGTTCGGCTGACGGAAATTTTCCGGCAGGCGGCGACCTCCCGGATCATAGTCAACGCCCATCGCATTAATAAAGGCGAGATGCCCCTGAAGGCAGAGGGTGCTGAGTTGTCTGATTTCTATTTCATCCCGGCAAACACTCCGGAAGAAATCCACGAGAAACTGCTGCAAGTGGTCACGGAGCGCATCCCCAAGCGGTTCGGCATGCATCCGGTTAAGGACATACAGGTCCTCACCCCGATGAACCGCGGGGGCATCGGTGCCCGGTCTCTGAATGCAGAATTGCAGATGAAGCTAAACGAGAAGGGCGAGCCGAAAATCACTCGCTTCGGGACGACTTTCGCCCCCGGCGACAAGGTGATCCAGACTGTCAACAACTACGACAAGGAAGTTTTCAACGGCGATATTGGACAGATCATGGGGATCGACCAGGAGGAAGGCGCTCTGCAGGTTGACTACGACGGCAGAACCATCGAGTATGATTTCGGTGAGTTGGATGAGGTGTCACTTGCCTATGCGACCAGTATTCACAAGAGCCAGGGTTCCGAATACCCGGCGGTTGTGATCCCCTTGGCTATGCAGCACTATACCCTTTTGGAGCGGAACCTGATCTACACGGCCGTGACACGAGGGAAGAAGCTTGTAATCATTATTGGCCAACCTAAAGCCTTGGCAATGGCTGTGAAGAATAGGAAGTCCACGAGAAGAATGACGAAGTTGGCAGTTCGGCTTGCTGAATGA
- a CDS encoding 2-alkenal reductase: MPQYSPSDPFLRRLRWLTIAVITVLFAWHALSWADRAFQKESATPRAVTARGDLAADEKSTIELFERSRDSVVYISTSERVMDFWSRNIFTIPRGTGSGFIWDDKGHVVTNYHVIEGASEARIRLSDGKEYKASLVGASPIHDLAVLKIGTGFKGHSLPLGTSHNLKVGQKVFAIGNPFGLDWTLTSGIVSALDRSLKGDSGSVIEHLIQTDAAINPGNSGGPLLDSAGRLIGINTAIYSPSGASAGVGFAVPVDTVNRVIPQLIGRGKYIRPSLGIEIDQDINEIITAELGVKGVAILKVRPNSPAARAGLKGITVNRDRSYSPGDIITAVQGKQVDSIAKLLARLDDFQVGQAVNLMINRNGDQREVAVTLSSEEL, translated from the coding sequence ATGCCTCAGTATTCGCCAAGTGACCCGTTCCTGCGCCGCCTGCGCTGGCTGACCATCGCGGTCATCACGGTACTGTTCGCCTGGCATGCCCTGTCGTGGGCGGACCGGGCGTTCCAGAAAGAATCGGCAACACCGCGGGCGGTAACCGCCCGGGGCGATCTGGCCGCTGATGAAAAATCGACCATAGAACTGTTCGAACGCTCCCGCGATTCGGTTGTGTATATTTCAACATCGGAACGGGTCATGGACTTCTGGAGCCGCAATATCTTCACCATCCCCCGTGGTACCGGATCCGGGTTCATCTGGGATGACAAGGGACATGTGGTCACCAATTACCATGTCATCGAAGGGGCTTCGGAAGCGCGGATCAGATTGTCGGACGGCAAGGAGTACAAGGCCAGTTTGGTCGGCGCCAGCCCCATACACGATCTGGCGGTGCTTAAGATCGGCACCGGCTTCAAAGGGCATTCGCTGCCGCTGGGCACCTCGCACAACCTGAAAGTGGGGCAAAAGGTCTTTGCTATAGGCAACCCGTTCGGCCTCGACTGGACTCTGACCAGCGGTATCGTCTCGGCCCTGGACCGCTCCCTGAAAGGGGACTCCGGCAGCGTTATCGAACATCTGATCCAGACCGACGCCGCCATCAATCCCGGCAACTCCGGCGGGCCGCTGCTCGATTCCGCCGGTCGGCTCATCGGCATCAACACGGCCATCTACAGCCCATCGGGAGCGTCCGCAGGGGTCGGCTTTGCGGTGCCGGTTGATACCGTTAATCGGGTCATTCCGCAACTGATTGGTCGTGGCAAGTATATACGCCCATCTTTGGGCATTGAGATTGATCAGGATATTAATGAAATAATTACAGCAGAGCTTGGGGTCAAAGGAGTAGCGATACTCAAGGTCCGTCCCAACTCGCCTGCTGCAAGGGCAGGTCTTAAAGGGATTACCGTGAATCGGGATCGCTCGTACTCGCCAGGAGATATCATAACCGCCGTACAAGGGAAACAGGTCGATTCGATAGCAAAATTATTGGCCAGACTGGATGACTTTCAGGTCGGTCAGGCTGTGAATCTGATGATTAACCGCAACGGAGACCAACGGGAAGTTGCCGTAACTCTGTCATCTGAAGAGCTATGA
- a CDS encoding molecular chaperone produces the protein MASWDVFKELDNLRREIDEAFRGVGFNRPFGPTFLSPVTSRRFPLVNFSEDEGHVYIEALVPGVDPKDVDLTVLRNTVTISGERKPFVEKEGQIVHRSELGSGKFSRTLELPVDIDPDKITAQCKDGIMQVTLAKAEHAKPKKIDIKLA, from the coding sequence ATGGCAAGTTGGGACGTTTTCAAGGAACTGGATAATCTGAGAAGGGAAATCGATGAAGCGTTCCGTGGCGTCGGCTTTAACCGGCCGTTTGGACCGACATTCCTTTCGCCGGTAACAAGCCGTCGTTTCCCGCTGGTCAACTTCAGCGAGGATGAGGGGCATGTCTATATCGAGGCCCTGGTTCCCGGCGTTGATCCGAAGGATGTCGATCTGACAGTGCTACGGAACACGGTCACTATCAGCGGGGAACGTAAGCCGTTCGTCGAGAAGGAAGGACAGATAGTTCATCGCTCTGAACTCGGCTCCGGCAAATTCTCCCGCACTCTTGAACTGCCGGTCGACATCGATCCCGACAAGATCACGGCCCAGTGCAAGGACGGCATCATGCAGGTCACCTTGGCCAAGGCCGAACATGCCAAACCGAAAAAAATCGATATCAAATTGGCGTAA
- a CDS encoding co-chaperone GroES — MNLRPLHDRIIVKRLEEENKTAGGIFIPETAKEKPQKGEIIAVGKGKKAEDGKVTPIDVNVGDKVLFGKYAGTEIKIEGQEYLIMREDDILGVME, encoded by the coding sequence ATGAACCTTAGACCGCTTCACGACCGCATCATTGTCAAGAGACTCGAAGAAGAGAACAAGACCGCTGGCGGCATCTTCATTCCGGAGACAGCCAAGGAGAAGCCGCAGAAGGGGGAAATCATCGCCGTTGGAAAGGGCAAGAAGGCCGAGGATGGGAAGGTTACCCCTATTGATGTCAATGTGGGAGACAAGGTTCTTTTCGGCAAATATGCAGGCACCGAAATAAAGATCGAAGGCCAGGAATATCTCATCATGCGTGAAGACGACATCCTGGGTGTCATGGAGTAA
- a CDS encoding peptidase, with protein MQRTAVRMFSSVMVATLLVSIGFGITWAKELAPDFVELAKKLKPSVVNISTAKTVKPQTQFRRPFNTPFGNDPFQDFFDRFFDNMQPRQYKQRSLGSGFIIDGGYILTNNHVVNGADEIKIKLADGREFKAEVKGLDEKLDLALLKTDAKEELPTAKMGDSDAIEVGEWVMAIGNPFGLAETVTAGIVSAKGRVIGSGPYDDFIQTDASINPGNSGGPLFNAKGEVIGINTAIIAGGQGIGFAIPINMAKSIIPQLRDKGKVTRGWLGVSIQPVTPDLAKSFGLSSEKGALVSEVLPESPAEKAELKPGDIILEFDGKAIHEMSELPRVVAATDVGKKVTIKIVRDGKEEEVTTVIDRLKDGGGEERGEAAQDKLGLTVRELNKELASRFQLKDTTGVVVTEVKPDGLAQEAGIAQGDVIKEIDGKKVTNPKKYEKAIAAHKKGQIVRFLLKRGDSSLFVAAKLD; from the coding sequence ATGCAACGAACTGCGGTACGCATGTTTTCTTCAGTTATGGTGGCAACGCTACTCGTATCAATCGGTTTCGGGATAACCTGGGCGAAGGAACTGGCCCCGGATTTTGTGGAGTTGGCCAAGAAGCTGAAACCGAGCGTTGTCAATATCAGTACCGCCAAAACGGTAAAGCCGCAAACGCAGTTTCGGCGTCCATTCAACACTCCCTTCGGCAATGACCCCTTCCAGGATTTTTTCGACCGTTTCTTCGACAACATGCAGCCTCGTCAGTACAAGCAGCGGAGTCTCGGTTCCGGATTCATTATTGATGGCGGTTACATCCTTACCAACAATCATGTGGTGAACGGCGCCGACGAGATCAAGATAAAGCTGGCCGACGGCCGTGAGTTCAAGGCCGAGGTCAAGGGGCTTGACGAAAAGCTGGATCTGGCGCTGCTCAAGACCGACGCCAAGGAAGAATTGCCGACAGCGAAAATGGGGGACAGCGACGCCATCGAAGTGGGCGAGTGGGTAATGGCCATCGGCAACCCCTTCGGGCTTGCCGAAACGGTGACCGCGGGCATCGTCAGCGCCAAGGGCCGGGTGATCGGCAGCGGCCCTTACGATGACTTCATCCAGACCGACGCTTCCATCAACCCCGGCAACTCTGGAGGGCCGCTGTTCAATGCCAAAGGGGAGGTAATCGGCATCAACACGGCGATCATTGCCGGCGGCCAGGGTATTGGTTTTGCCATTCCCATAAACATGGCCAAATCCATCATTCCACAACTGAGGGACAAGGGAAAAGTGACCCGCGGCTGGCTTGGAGTCTCCATCCAGCCGGTTACGCCTGATCTGGCGAAATCCTTCGGGCTGAGCAGCGAAAAGGGAGCTTTGGTGAGCGAAGTCCTGCCGGAAAGCCCGGCCGAAAAGGCGGAACTCAAGCCTGGTGACATCATTCTGGAGTTCGATGGAAAAGCAATCCATGAGATGAGCGAACTCCCAAGGGTAGTGGCTGCAACCGATGTAGGCAAGAAGGTCACGATCAAGATAGTACGTGACGGCAAGGAAGAGGAGGTTACTACTGTCATTGATCGTTTGAAGGATGGCGGTGGTGAGGAACGGGGTGAAGCTGCCCAGGATAAGCTGGGCCTCACCGTCAGGGAGTTGAACAAGGAGCTTGCCTCCAGATTTCAACTTAAGGATACAACCGGCGTGGTTGTGACCGAAGTGAAACCGGACGGATTGGCCCAGGAGGCGGGAATTGCCCAGGGAGACGTCATCAAGGAGATCGACGGGAAAAAGGTCACCAATCCGAAGAAATATGAAAAGGCCATAGCCGCCCACAAGAAAGGTCAAATTGTCCGATTTCTTCTGAAGCGGGGTGACAGTTCTCTCTTTGTCGCTGCCAAACTCGATTGA
- a CDS encoding molecular chaperone DnaJ, whose translation MATYQDYYAILGVSKTATQEEVQRAYRKLARKYHPDINKESTAEEKFKQINEAYEVLGDPEKRSKYDQFGSGWDGQFANQGHQGGDNVQFHFSNADPGQFSDFFQNLFGGRWSFGEEAEFRGGGTRRRRGRDHETSITITLADAYHGARKSIELEKVEADSSGRPTRTRRSYDVTIPPGVTDGSLIRLAGQGGSGSGGGDSGDLFLRVSILPDSRFTLNGHDLATAVDITPWEAALGAKVLVPTIDGRINLTVPAGTQSGQALRVRGKGMPVARGRHGDLLVNLRIVVPKHLSARERHLFEELAKESRFDPRA comes from the coding sequence ATGGCCACGTATCAGGATTACTATGCCATCCTTGGTGTGAGCAAAACGGCAACCCAGGAAGAGGTCCAGCGGGCCTACCGCAAGCTGGCCCGCAAGTACCATCCCGACATCAACAAAGAAAGCACCGCCGAGGAAAAATTTAAACAGATCAACGAAGCCTATGAGGTACTGGGCGACCCGGAAAAACGGTCCAAGTACGATCAGTTCGGCAGCGGCTGGGATGGGCAGTTTGCCAATCAGGGGCATCAGGGCGGCGACAATGTCCAGTTCCACTTCTCCAATGCCGACCCGGGCCAATTCAGTGATTTCTTCCAGAACCTGTTTGGTGGCAGGTGGAGCTTTGGCGAAGAGGCTGAATTCCGGGGCGGTGGCACCAGGAGGCGGCGAGGCCGTGACCATGAGACCAGCATAACCATTACGCTGGCCGATGCCTATCATGGTGCCCGGAAAAGCATTGAACTGGAGAAGGTCGAGGCCGATAGCAGCGGCAGACCGACCAGGACCAGGCGCAGCTATGACGTCACCATTCCTCCCGGCGTGACTGACGGCTCACTGATCCGCCTTGCCGGGCAAGGCGGCAGCGGTAGCGGCGGCGGGGATTCCGGTGACCTGTTCCTGCGTGTCAGTATCCTTCCCGACAGCCGCTTCACTCTGAACGGCCATGACCTGGCCACGGCGGTCGATATCACCCCCTGGGAGGCAGCCCTGGGGGCCAAGGTTCTGGTGCCGACTATTGATGGCCGGATCAATCTCACTGTGCCGGCCGGTACCCAGAGCGGCCAGGCTTTGCGGGTACGCGGCAAGGGGATGCCGGTTGCCCGGGGCCGCCATGGAGACCTGCTGGTGAATCTGCGTATTGTGGTGCCGAAACACCTCTCGGCGAGGGAACGGCATCTCTTCGAGGAATTGGCAAAAGAATCGCGATTCGATCCGCGTGCGTGA
- a CDS encoding transcriptional regulator — protein MCTFSYFSLSRRHTFSIAIPMQKQPLPGYPEHPLTIGEHIRKKRMDLSLLQREVAEIIGVTESSIWNWEHGVEPELQYNPKIINFLGYVPFDCTDDTLGRLAWYKRVQGMSLERLGEAMGRDPEQLSDWLSGRHKPFRKSLDKIEQFLEASVRKRNDGPGCS, from the coding sequence GTGTGCACCTTTTCCTACTTTTCGCTCTCCCGCCGCCATACCTTCTCAATCGCTATTCCTATGCAAAAACAACCACTTCCCGGTTACCCCGAACATCCCCTCACCATCGGCGAACACATTCGCAAAAAACGGATGGATCTCAGCTTACTCCAGAGAGAGGTAGCCGAGATCATCGGAGTCACCGAATCCTCCATCTGGAACTGGGAGCATGGTGTCGAACCGGAACTGCAATATAACCCAAAAATCATTAATTTTCTAGGGTATGTTCCGTTTGACTGCACGGACGATACCCTTGGTCGGCTTGCCTGGTACAAGCGGGTACAAGGAATGAGTCTTGAACGGTTGGGAGAAGCGATGGGGCGCGATCCGGAACAGCTCTCAGACTGGTTGAGTGGGCGGCACAAGCCGTTCCGGAAGAGTTTGGATAAGATAGAGCAGTTTCTTGAGGCGTCTGTGAGAAAGAGGAATGATGGTCCAGGCTGTTCATGA